One window of Lytechinus variegatus isolate NC3 chromosome 2, Lvar_3.0, whole genome shotgun sequence genomic DNA carries:
- the LOC121407235 gene encoding LOW QUALITY PROTEIN: b(0,+)-type amino acid transporter 1-like (The sequence of the model RefSeq protein was modified relative to this genomic sequence to represent the inferred CDS: inserted 1 base in 1 codon), translated as METRERKTNKTSENSEKHEEKMGNGDVTEQEETKGKVTMKRQVSLLSGIALIVGTMIGSGIFVSPKGVLSQTESVGMSLVIWFLCGVLSTIGALCYAELGTLIPKSGGEYSYILDTFGSXLAFLFAWVSTLLIRPSSVAIISLSFAEYVAAPFFGGECGAPDGIIKMLAAVCVILIVSINCASVRLATGVQNVFTAAKLLALVIIIIVGFIQLIQGNTQYLDPKISFQGSTANVAAYGIAFYQGLWAYDGWNQLNYVTEELVNPYRNLPLAIIIGIPLVTVLYLLVNISYFTVMSPEELMQSSAVAVTFGDRTLGVMSWIMPVFVAMSTFGALNGSTFAAGRLTYVAAREGHMVELLSMVHVKRLTPFPAMIFTTILSIAMLIPSDFDTLVNYFSFAAWMFYGITVTALLYLRYKWPDAKRPIKVPIVLPIIVLIAAVYLVIAPIIDEPALQYLYAFLFILSGLILYLPFVYYKKELGCMKYLTIFFQLLFEVAPSRFVAPEEDVSQEEDEQAIVVES; from the exons ATGGAGACGAGggagagaaaaacaaataaaacgaGTGAAAACTCGGAGAAGCATGAGGAGAAAATGGGAAACGGAGACGTGACAGAACAAGAAGAAACAAAGGGCAAG GTGACTATGAAGAGGCAAGTGAGCCTGCTAAGTGGTATCGCCCTCATTGTTGGAACTATGATAGGCTCGGGTATCTTCGTTTCGCCGAAAGGAGTTTTAAGTCAAACCGAGAGCGTCGGTATGAGTCTGGTTATATGGTTCCTCTGCGGCGTTCTCTCTACTATAG GTGCGCTATGCTATGCCGAGTTGGGTACACTCATACCCAAATCTGGCGGTGAATACTCGTACATATTGGACACGTTTGGGT CCCTGGCCTTCCTGTTTGCATGGGTATCTACTCTTCTCATCAGACCGTCCTCGGTTGCCATCATCAGTCTCAGCTTTGCAGAGTACGTGGCGGCTCCGTTCTTTGGAGGGGAGTGTGGCGCCCCAGACGGCATCATCAAAATGCTTGCTGCAGTCTGTGTCA TTTTGATCGTTTCTATCAATTGTGCCAGTGTCAGATTGGCGACGGGCGTTCAGAATGTTTTTACAGCAGCTAAGCTTCTGGCTTtagttatcatcattattgttggaTTTATTCAGCTGATACAAG GTAACACCCAATATTTGGATCCTAAGATCTCGTTTCAAGGTTCAACTGCCAATGTAGCTGCATATGGGATTGCCTTTTATCAAGGATTATGGGCCTATGATGGCTG GAATCAACTAAACTACGTCACAGAAGAGCTTGTCAATCCATACAG AAATCTTCCTCTTGCCATCATCATCGGGATACCTCTTGTTACAGTTCTGTATCTCTTggtcaatatttcatatttcaccgTCATGTCACCGGAAGAACTAATGCAATCCAGTGCAGTGGCAgtg ACGTTCGGTGATCGTACCCTTGGAGTAATGTCTTGGATCATGCCTGTATTTGTGGCAATGTCTACATTTGGCGCTCTCAACGGCTCAACATTTGCAGCGGGAAG ACTTACTTACGTAGCAGCAAGAGAAGGTCATATGGTGGAGCTATTGTCCATGGTTCATGTTAAGAGATTAACTCCTTTTCCTGCTATGATTTTCACG ACGATTCTATCCATAGCGATGTTGATACCCAGTGACTTTGATACGTTGGTGAACTACTTCAGTTTCGCAGCTTGGATGTTCTACGGTATTACAGTAACAGCACTGCTTTACCTCAGATATAAATGGCCTGATGCAAAAAGGCCAATAAAG gTTCCGATTGTGTTACCTATCATTGTATTGATAGCGGCAGTATACCTTGTGATAGCACCTATCATTGACGAACCTGCTCTCCAATATCTGTATGCATTCCTCTTCATTCTATCTGGTCTCATCCTATATCTCCCGTTCGTTTACTACAAGAAGGAATTAGGATGCATGA AATACCTTACAATATTCTTTCAGTTGCTCTTTGAAGTAGCCCCCTCTAGGTTTGTGGCCCCTGAGGAAGATGTCAGTCAGGAGGAAGACGAACAAGCCATTGTTGTGGAATCATGA